The following coding sequences are from one Pseudomonas oryzae window:
- a CDS encoding efflux RND transporter permease subunit, translating to MDNHKNAQWVDRCADLLLANRRWLLALFILLTLVFAATATRIRLDPGFYKMIPLQHPYMQTFTEYQKAFPGANRVLVNLRWKGEGDIYNREFLKALREATDEVFFIPGVDRTRVSSLFTPDTRYIEVTEQGFYGDVVVPAKFGGSEEDLATVRRNVARAGVIGRLVQGDLRGALIRADLQEINPETGAKVDYVEIARALDAVRARFASERIEVDIIGFPVLIGDVVSGLNAVFVFFLLAFVITAVLLLAYCRSLRMTLLALVVALLPVIWLLGLLPLLGYGIDPMSILVPFLIFSIGVSHAVQMTNAWKLEVLAGASSLAAAHRSFRRIFVPGALALLANALGFAVIMRIQIDSVRELGITACLGVLLMIVTNKMMLPILLSSMRLEDSARRSATAGGQRHPFWWTLSAVTRPGIALLVAVVCLGLLGAGIAESRKLVIGDIGSGAPEFREDSRYNRDNASIVGSYAIGVDVLSVVVEAKGFEGDACLHYSVMSAVDRFATFMRGVHGVQSVVSVPDMAKVGIAANNEGNPRWAALPRSSQALQQGAEAYNPDLGMNTQGCTAMQVLIYTRDHEGATLHHLTGEIKRFIAEQPQTDAAGRAVAFRVADAFRLAGGNAGVMAATNEAVEQAEVEMLVAIFGAITLMCLLMFRSWKAVLCIIAPLAVVSVLCNALMATLGIGLKVATLPVVALGVGVGVDYGIYLFERVKHQIEAEGQDLRSAFYEAMRQRGTAAIFTAVTMSVGVATWAFSPLKFQADMGILLAFMFLVNVFGAVLLLPALACWLNVGGERRASGLPASQPAA from the coding sequence ATGGACAACCACAAGAATGCCCAGTGGGTCGACCGCTGCGCCGACCTGCTCCTGGCCAACCGCCGCTGGCTGCTGGCCCTGTTCATCCTGCTGACCCTGGTGTTCGCCGCCACGGCCACGCGCATCCGGCTCGACCCCGGCTTCTACAAGATGATCCCGCTGCAGCATCCGTACATGCAGACCTTCACCGAGTACCAGAAGGCCTTCCCGGGGGCCAACCGTGTCCTGGTCAACCTGCGCTGGAAGGGCGAGGGCGACATCTACAACCGCGAGTTCCTCAAGGCCCTGCGCGAGGCGACCGACGAGGTGTTCTTCATTCCCGGCGTCGACCGCACCCGGGTGTCCTCGCTGTTCACCCCCGACACCCGCTACATCGAGGTCACCGAACAGGGCTTCTACGGCGACGTGGTGGTGCCGGCGAAGTTCGGCGGCAGCGAAGAGGACCTGGCGACCGTGCGCCGCAACGTGGCGCGCGCCGGGGTGATCGGCCGTCTGGTGCAGGGCGACCTGCGCGGCGCGCTGATCCGCGCCGACCTGCAGGAAATCAACCCGGAAACCGGCGCCAAGGTCGACTACGTCGAGATCGCCAGGGCGCTCGATGCGGTGCGCGCGAGGTTCGCCAGCGAACGGATCGAGGTCGACATCATCGGCTTCCCGGTGCTGATCGGCGACGTCGTCAGCGGCCTGAACGCGGTGTTCGTGTTCTTCCTGCTGGCCTTCGTCATCACCGCGGTGCTGCTGCTGGCCTACTGCCGCTCGCTGCGCATGACCCTGCTGGCCCTGGTGGTGGCGCTGCTGCCGGTGATCTGGCTGCTCGGCCTGCTGCCGCTGCTGGGCTACGGCATCGACCCGATGTCGATCCTGGTGCCGTTCCTGATCTTCTCCATCGGCGTGTCCCACGCGGTGCAGATGACCAACGCCTGGAAGCTGGAGGTGCTGGCCGGGGCCAGTTCGCTGGCCGCGGCGCACCGCTCGTTCCGCCGCATCTTCGTGCCGGGCGCCCTGGCGCTGCTGGCCAATGCGCTGGGTTTCGCGGTGATCATGCGCATCCAGATCGACAGCGTGCGCGAGCTGGGCATCACCGCCTGCCTCGGCGTGCTGCTGATGATCGTCACCAACAAGATGATGCTGCCGATCCTGCTCTCCTCGATGCGCCTGGAGGACTCCGCGCGGCGCAGCGCCACGGCCGGCGGCCAGCGCCATCCGTTCTGGTGGACGCTGTCGGCGGTGACCAGACCCGGCATCGCCCTGCTGGTCGCCGTCGTCTGCCTGGGCCTGCTCGGCGCAGGCATCGCGGAATCGCGCAAGCTGGTGATCGGCGACATCGGCAGCGGCGCCCCGGAGTTCCGCGAGGACTCGCGCTACAACCGCGACAACGCCAGCATCGTCGGCAGCTACGCGATCGGCGTCGACGTGCTCAGCGTGGTGGTCGAGGCCAAGGGCTTCGAGGGCGACGCCTGCCTGCACTACTCGGTGATGAGCGCGGTCGACCGCTTCGCCACCTTCATGCGCGGCGTGCACGGCGTGCAGTCGGTGGTCAGCGTGCCGGACATGGCCAAGGTCGGCATCGCCGCCAACAACGAGGGCAACCCGCGCTGGGCGGCGTTGCCGCGCAGCAGCCAGGCGCTGCAGCAGGGCGCCGAGGCCTACAACCCGGACCTGGGCATGAACACCCAGGGCTGCACGGCGATGCAGGTGCTGATCTACACCCGCGATCACGAGGGCGCGACCCTCCATCACCTGACCGGCGAGATCAAGCGCTTTATCGCCGAGCAGCCGCAGACCGACGCGGCCGGCCGCGCCGTCGCGTTCCGCGTGGCCGACGCCTTCCGTCTCGCCGGCGGCAACGCCGGGGTGATGGCGGCGACCAACGAGGCGGTGGAGCAGGCCGAGGTGGAGATGCTGGTGGCCATCTTCGGCGCCATCACCCTGATGTGCCTGCTGATGTTCCGCTCCTGGAAGGCGGTGCTGTGCATCATCGCGCCGCTGGCGGTGGTGTCGGTGCTGTGCAACGCGCTGATGGCCACGCTGGGCATCGGCCTCAAGGTCGCCACCCTGCCGGTGGTGGCCCTCGGCGTCGGGGTGGGCGTCGACTACGGCATCTACCTGTTCGAGCGGGTCAAGCACCAGATCGAGGCGGAGGGCCAGGACCTGCGCAGCGCCTTCTACGAGGCCATGCGCCAGCGCGGCACGGCGGCGATCTTCACCGCGGTGACCATGTCGGTCGGCGTCGCCACCTGGGCCTTCTCGCCGCTCAAGTTTCAGGCCGACATGGGCATCCTGCTGGCCTTCATGTTCCTGGTGAACGTGTTCGGCGCGGTGCTGCTGCTGCCGGCGCTGGCCTGCTGGCTGAACGTCGGCGGCGAGCGCCGCGCGAGCGGGTTGCCCGCGTCGCAACCTGCCGCCTGA
- a CDS encoding DUF1302 domain-containing protein yields the protein MNYKYKKRGVSRLPHHFKLSLLGCAVSVLALPTAQAGSFEFGDGIEVDYLATFNYGLNMRAEKQAHALLDNINGDDGNRNFDRGSFFNNRVSLLAEMDIHKGDYGLMLRGSSFYDFAYMRDNDNRSANTINKLGDTDEFSSEAEDRVGTRTRLLDAYLYGGTTVGDSGFLDVRVGNQVVAWGESLFISGISGVQGPVDATKANIPGTEIKEILLPELQASARFSVNDWTLLGYYQFKNHPYELSPAGEYFSYADMIGPGGQYIRFMPGDLATLLNFGAAIPRTASDNARDGGEWGMGVRYKLTPYTEVGAYRLRYHERTPSLLLNIDPVTFFPTSYTLKYFEDVDLTGASLSTRVGDWQVSGEVSYKDGLSLLTRTGVSRGEATQAQVSLLKTWGKSWIAPQASFAGEFGAVHINDVDDGGVSNLANDRNAQFGQFMVTLTYPNVFNGWDLDVPFSYGHAFNQSSVSTFGFGGDGDARASLGARFKYLNNLEMGLTYNAYLGSADPLERPLADRDFVAFNLKYNL from the coding sequence ATGAATTACAAATACAAGAAACGTGGCGTATCCCGCCTGCCGCATCATTTCAAACTCAGCCTGCTCGGCTGCGCCGTGAGCGTGCTGGCGCTGCCGACCGCGCAGGCCGGCTCCTTCGAGTTCGGCGACGGCATCGAAGTCGACTATCTGGCCACCTTCAACTACGGCCTGAACATGCGTGCCGAAAAACAGGCGCACGCGCTGCTGGACAACATCAACGGCGACGACGGCAACCGCAACTTCGATCGCGGCAGCTTCTTCAACAACCGCGTCAGCCTGCTCGCCGAGATGGACATCCACAAGGGCGACTACGGCCTGATGCTGCGCGGCTCGTCGTTCTACGACTTCGCCTACATGCGCGACAACGACAACCGCTCGGCCAACACCATCAACAAGCTCGGCGACACCGACGAGTTCAGCTCCGAGGCCGAAGACCGCGTCGGCACCCGCACCCGCCTGCTGGATGCCTACCTGTACGGCGGCACCACCGTCGGCGACAGCGGCTTCCTCGACGTGCGTGTCGGCAACCAGGTCGTAGCCTGGGGCGAGAGCCTGTTCATCTCCGGCATTTCCGGGGTGCAGGGGCCGGTCGACGCCACCAAGGCCAACATCCCCGGCACCGAGATCAAGGAAATCCTCCTCCCCGAACTGCAGGCCTCCGCGCGCTTCTCGGTCAACGACTGGACCCTGCTCGGCTACTACCAGTTCAAGAACCATCCCTACGAACTGTCGCCGGCCGGCGAGTACTTCTCCTACGCCGACATGATCGGTCCGGGCGGCCAGTACATCCGCTTCATGCCGGGCGACCTGGCGACCCTGCTGAATTTCGGGGCGGCCATTCCGCGTACCGCAAGCGACAACGCCCGCGACGGCGGCGAGTGGGGCATGGGCGTGCGCTACAAGCTCACCCCCTACACCGAGGTGGGCGCCTACCGCCTGCGCTACCACGAGCGCACGCCGAGCCTGCTGCTCAACATCGACCCCGTCACCTTCTTCCCGACCTCCTACACCCTCAAGTACTTCGAGGACGTCGACCTGACCGGCGCCAGCCTCTCCACGCGCGTCGGCGACTGGCAGGTGTCCGGCGAGGTCAGCTACAAGGACGGCCTGTCGCTGCTGACCAGGACCGGCGTGTCGCGCGGCGAGGCGACCCAGGCGCAGGTGTCGCTGCTGAAGACCTGGGGCAAAAGCTGGATCGCGCCGCAGGCCTCGTTCGCCGGCGAATTCGGCGCGGTGCACATCAACGACGTCGACGACGGCGGCGTGAGCAACCTCGCCAACGACCGCAACGCTCAGTTCGGCCAGTTCATGGTCACCCTGACCTATCCGAACGTGTTCAACGGCTGGGATCTGGACGTGCCGTTCAGCTACGGCCACGCCTTCAACCAGTCCTCGGTGAGCACCTTCGGCTTCGGTGGCGACGGCGACGCGCGCGCCAGCCTCGGCGCCAGGTTCAAGTACCTGAACAACCTCGAAATGGGCCTGACCTACAACGCCTACCTGGGCTCGGCCGACCCG